Proteins found in one Streptomyces sp. CB09001 genomic segment:
- a CDS encoding class I SAM-dependent methyltransferase, producing MREGHQGTGPGAITPDGCAVELYSRLPVGAEPDVVAAAVPEGARILELGSGVGRMTHPLLERGFGVTAVDESAEMLERVRGARTICSPIEDLDLGERFDAVMLASFLVHTGDVEVRRGLLRTCARHVAEDGCVLIQREGADYHTNLPRERVDPGGFTIRILSADPVGDGVNAVRAEYEFPDAVWTQTFRARPLTGEQFEEALGEAGLAVDRYLTDDGTWVRAVPVRQA from the coding sequence ATGCGAGAGGGACACCAGGGGACGGGACCAGGAGCCATCACCCCGGACGGCTGCGCGGTCGAGCTCTATTCGCGGCTGCCGGTCGGAGCCGAGCCGGACGTCGTCGCCGCCGCCGTGCCCGAGGGCGCGCGGATACTGGAGCTGGGCAGCGGGGTGGGGCGGATGACGCACCCTCTGCTGGAAAGGGGGTTCGGGGTCACCGCGGTGGACGAGTCCGCCGAGATGCTGGAGCGGGTGCGCGGGGCACGCACCATATGCAGCCCGATCGAGGACCTCGACCTCGGCGAGCGCTTCGACGCGGTGATGCTGGCGTCGTTCCTCGTGCACACCGGGGACGTCGAGGTGCGGCGGGGGCTGCTGCGCACCTGCGCCCGGCACGTGGCGGAGGACGGCTGTGTACTGATCCAGCGGGAGGGGGCGGATTACCACACGAATCTGCCGCGTGAGCGGGTGGACCCCGGCGGCTTCACCATCCGGATCCTGTCGGCGGACCCGGTGGGTGACGGCGTCAACGCGGTCCGGGCGGAGTACGAGTTCCCGGACGCGGTCTGGACCCAGACCTTCCGGGCCCGGCCGCTGACCGGCGAGCAGTTCGAGGAGGCACTGGGGGAGGCGGGACTCGCGGTGGACCGGTATCTCACCGACGACGGGACGTGGGTGAGGGCCGTGCCCGTGCGGCAGGCGTAG
- a CDS encoding FUSC family protein, with protein sequence MSRTAAHALPPWLGHALNAQRGPVPWNAVVRGALAGGPLLTAALVAERASLGVVAAIAAMLAGINDRPGSRRTSVRRIGVPALAGALGLLVGTYAGQHLGPVALTLVLTGLGLVAGSVSAVGPVASGTGTQLLVTAAVGAGMPLPDPGWQRVLAFLAGAGWLLLLRLALPTPASLAGDLRLDFRFDGERAAVADVYEAVAALLDAVGTEQAVTRRAALTAALDQAQDALAGPRLRRRASTAAERRLHAQYAAALPLGEAATALAWAEQTVPARTGEGPRRLAAAVRGNTRAGPLPAPGRTDPALRALDDALLHAAQAFDRGRGPDLHVRRRSPRSAAQAVLGAGGREYGLRVGLCFGAGAAVAQALHHGHWYGSHQHWYWLPATVVFLVKPDLGPLVSRVLCRAAGTVLGALLLAGFAAVLPRPEGLVALVAVCGALVPIAARHFAAQTTVVTVLVLALVMVGGEPQASAGRIGETLLACAIVLVAGHLPMPGQRGAGIRAGLDAADAAAHAYLTHVMSESDDRATRWTLRREAYRTLAEARAAIARAAAELPALARHSEGTDEVAAVLERLVDTTTACAVHLDDTGRLTPRHTERLAALRDELAERHGRVGRHRTLA encoded by the coding sequence GTGTCCCGCACCGCCGCCCACGCGCTCCCGCCCTGGCTCGGCCACGCCCTGAACGCCCAGCGCGGCCCCGTGCCCTGGAACGCGGTGGTCCGGGGCGCGCTGGCCGGCGGGCCGCTGCTGACCGCCGCCCTGGTCGCCGAGCGGGCCTCCCTCGGGGTCGTCGCCGCGATCGCCGCCATGCTGGCCGGCATCAACGACCGGCCGGGCAGCCGCCGTACCTCTGTGCGGCGGATCGGCGTACCCGCGCTCGCGGGGGCGCTCGGGCTGCTCGTCGGGACGTACGCCGGGCAGCACCTCGGGCCCGTGGCGCTGACCCTGGTGCTGACCGGGCTCGGACTGGTCGCCGGAAGCGTCAGTGCCGTCGGGCCCGTGGCGTCCGGGACGGGGACGCAGCTGCTGGTCACCGCGGCCGTGGGCGCGGGGATGCCGCTGCCCGACCCCGGGTGGCAGCGTGTGCTCGCCTTCCTCGCCGGCGCCGGATGGCTGCTCCTGCTGCGACTGGCCCTGCCCACGCCCGCCTCCCTCGCCGGCGACCTCCGTCTCGACTTCCGCTTCGACGGGGAGCGGGCGGCCGTCGCCGACGTCTACGAGGCCGTCGCCGCGCTGCTCGACGCGGTCGGCACCGAGCAGGCCGTGACCCGCAGGGCCGCGCTCACCGCCGCCCTCGACCAGGCGCAGGACGCGCTCGCCGGACCCCGGCTGCGGCGCCGGGCCTCCACCGCGGCCGAACGCCGGCTGCACGCCCAGTACGCCGCCGCGCTGCCCCTCGGCGAGGCCGCGACCGCGCTCGCGTGGGCGGAGCAGACGGTGCCCGCGCGGACCGGCGAAGGCCCCCGGCGGCTCGCGGCGGCCGTCCGCGGCAACACCCGGGCCGGGCCGCTGCCCGCCCCCGGCCGGACCGATCCCGCCCTGCGGGCTCTGGACGACGCCCTGCTGCACGCGGCGCAGGCCTTCGACCGCGGCAGGGGGCCCGACCTGCACGTCCGGAGGCGATCGCCCCGCTCGGCCGCGCAGGCGGTGCTCGGCGCGGGCGGGCGGGAGTACGGGCTGCGGGTCGGGCTGTGCTTCGGTGCCGGGGCCGCCGTCGCCCAGGCGCTGCACCACGGGCACTGGTACGGCTCCCACCAGCACTGGTACTGGCTGCCGGCCACCGTCGTCTTCCTCGTCAAGCCCGACCTCGGCCCGCTCGTGTCCCGGGTGCTGTGCCGGGCGGCCGGGACGGTGCTCGGGGCGCTGCTGCTCGCCGGGTTCGCGGCCGTGCTGCCCCGGCCGGAGGGGCTGGTCGCGCTGGTCGCCGTCTGCGGTGCCCTGGTGCCAATCGCCGCGCGGCACTTCGCCGCCCAGACCACCGTCGTCACCGTTCTCGTCCTCGCCCTGGTCATGGTCGGCGGCGAACCGCAGGCCTCCGCGGGCCGCATCGGGGAGACGCTGCTGGCCTGCGCGATCGTCCTGGTGGCCGGGCACCTGCCGATGCCGGGGCAGCGGGGTGCCGGCATCCGGGCGGGCCTCGACGCCGCCGACGCCGCCGCGCACGCCTACCTCACGCACGTAATGAGCGAGTCCGACGACCGCGCCACCCGGTGGACGCTGCGCCGGGAGGCCTACCGCACGCTCGCCGAGGCCCGTGCCGCGATCGCCCGTGCCGCCGCCGAACTGCCCGCCCTCGCCCGGCACTCCGAGGGCACCGACGAGGTCGCGGCGGTCCTCGAACGGCTCGTCGACACCACCACCGCGTGCGCCGTGCACCTCGACGACACCGGTCGGCTCACACCCCGTCACACCGAACGGCTCGCCGCGCTGCGGGACGAACTCGCCGAGCGGCACGGGCGCGTGGGACGGCACCGTACGTTGGCGTGA
- a CDS encoding uracil-DNA glycosylase, giving the protein MDTGGLSVLDQRIAGCRACPRLVEWREEVARTKRAAFADWTYWGRPVPGFGPPDARLLIVGLAPAAHGGNRTGRMFTGDRSGDVLYRALYDVGLASQPTAAHVDDGLELYGVRVTSPVHCAPPANKPTPAERDTCRSWLVQELGLLRPTLRAVVVLGAFGWQAALPAFAGAGWTVPRPRPAFAHGAQVTLAAADGPDLHLFGCFHVSQRNTFTGRLTPEMLRDVLRTAAETAGLPAR; this is encoded by the coding sequence ATGGACACCGGCGGCCTCTCCGTACTCGACCAGCGCATCGCGGGGTGCCGGGCCTGCCCCCGGCTGGTCGAGTGGCGGGAAGAGGTGGCCCGTACCAAACGGGCCGCCTTCGCCGACTGGACGTACTGGGGCCGGCCCGTACCCGGCTTCGGCCCGCCGGACGCGCGGCTGCTGATCGTCGGCCTGGCGCCCGCGGCCCACGGCGGCAATCGCACCGGCCGGATGTTCACCGGCGACCGCTCCGGCGACGTGCTGTACCGGGCGCTGTACGACGTGGGCCTCGCCTCGCAGCCCACCGCGGCCCACGTGGACGACGGGCTGGAACTGTACGGCGTACGCGTCACCTCACCGGTGCACTGCGCCCCGCCCGCGAACAAGCCCACCCCCGCCGAACGGGACACCTGCCGTTCCTGGCTCGTCCAGGAGCTGGGGCTGCTGCGGCCGACACTGCGGGCGGTGGTCGTCCTCGGGGCCTTCGGCTGGCAGGCGGCGCTGCCCGCGTTCGCCGGGGCGGGCTGGACCGTGCCCCGCCCCCGTCCGGCCTTCGCACACGGGGCGCAGGTGACGCTGGCCGCCGCCGACGGGCCGGACCTGCACCTTTTCGGCTGCTTCCACGTCAGCCAGCGCAACACGTTCACCGGACGGCTCACCCCCGAGATGCTGCGCGACGTGCTGCGCACGGCGGCGGAGACGGCGGGGCTGCCCGCGCGGTGA
- the coaE gene encoding dephospho-CoA kinase: MLRVGLTGGIGAGKSEVSRLLVEHGAVLIDADRIAREVVAPGTPGLAAVVEAFGEDVLAEDGSLDRPKLGSIVFADPEKLTVLNGIVHPLVRERSSALEAAAAEDAVVVHDVPLLTENGLAPLYDLVVVVDAAPATQLDRLVRLRGMPEQDARARMAAQATREQRREIADVVVDNDVPLEELRRRVKEVWGELVRRAHTE; encoded by the coding sequence ATGCTGAGGGTTGGCCTGACCGGCGGAATCGGCGCCGGCAAGAGCGAGGTGTCACGGCTCCTCGTCGAGCACGGTGCCGTACTGATCGACGCCGACAGGATCGCGCGCGAGGTAGTCGCCCCCGGAACACCGGGGCTCGCCGCGGTCGTGGAGGCGTTCGGCGAGGACGTCCTCGCCGAGGACGGCAGCCTGGACCGGCCGAAACTCGGTTCGATCGTGTTCGCCGACCCCGAGAAGCTGACCGTCCTGAACGGCATCGTGCACCCGCTGGTCCGTGAGCGCTCCAGTGCCCTCGAGGCGGCCGCCGCCGAGGACGCCGTCGTCGTCCACGACGTCCCCCTGCTCACGGAGAACGGCCTGGCGCCGCTGTACGACCTCGTGGTCGTCGTGGACGCCGCCCCCGCCACCCAGCTCGACCGGCTGGTGCGGCTGCGCGGCATGCCCGAGCAGGACGCACGGGCCCGCATGGCCGCCCAGGCGACGCGCGAGCAGCGCAGGGAGATCGCGGACGTGGTCGTCGACAACGACGTACCGCTGGAGGAGCTGCGGCGGCGTGTCAAGGAGGTCTGGGGCGAACTGGTGCGCCGGGCGCACACGGAATAG
- a CDS encoding PAC2 family protein, producing MLDPQDLYAWEPKGLAVVDMALAQESAGLVMLYHFDGYIDAGETGDQIVDQVLDSLPHQVVARFDHDRLVDYRARRPLLTFKRDTWSDYEEPTIEVRLVQDATGAPFLFLSGPEPDVEWERFAAAVGQIVERLGVRLSVSFHGIPMGVPHTRPVGITPHGSRTDLVPGHRSPFEEAQVPGSAEALVEYRLGQAGHDVLGVAAHVPHYVARSAYPDAALTVLEAITAATGLVLPGIAHSLRTDAHRTQTEIDRQIQEGDEELIALVQGLEHQYDAAAGAETRGNMLAEPVEIPSADEIGREFERFLAEREGDG from the coding sequence GTGCTTGATCCGCAGGATTTGTACGCCTGGGAGCCGAAGGGCCTTGCCGTCGTCGACATGGCACTCGCCCAGGAGTCGGCCGGACTGGTCATGCTGTACCACTTCGACGGATACATCGACGCCGGGGAGACCGGCGACCAGATCGTCGACCAGGTGCTCGATTCGCTGCCCCACCAGGTCGTCGCCCGTTTCGACCACGACCGGCTCGTGGACTACCGGGCCCGCCGTCCGCTGCTGACCTTCAAGCGGGACACCTGGTCGGACTACGAGGAACCCACCATCGAGGTGCGGCTCGTCCAGGACGCCACCGGTGCGCCCTTCCTGTTCCTCTCCGGCCCCGAGCCGGACGTGGAGTGGGAGCGCTTCGCCGCGGCCGTCGGGCAGATCGTGGAGCGTCTGGGCGTCCGCCTGTCGGTGAGCTTCCACGGCATTCCCATGGGTGTCCCGCACACCCGGCCCGTCGGCATCACCCCGCACGGCAGCCGGACCGACCTCGTGCCGGGCCATCGCAGCCCCTTCGAGGAGGCGCAGGTCCCCGGCAGCGCGGAGGCGCTCGTCGAGTACCGGCTCGGGCAGGCCGGCCATGACGTGCTCGGCGTCGCCGCGCACGTCCCGCACTACGTGGCCCGCTCCGCGTACCCGGACGCGGCGCTGACCGTCCTGGAGGCGATCACCGCGGCGACCGGCCTGGTCCTGCCGGGCATCGCGCACTCCCTGCGCACGGACGCCCACCGCACCCAGACGGAGATCGACCGGCAGATCCAGGAGGGCGACGAGGAGCTCATCGCCCTCGTCCAAGGCCTCGAGCACCAGTACGACGCGGCGGCCGGTGCCGAGACCCGGGGCAACATGCTCGCCGAACCCGTCGAGATCCCCTCCGCCGACGAGATCGGCCGCGAGTTCGAACGGTTCCTCGCCGAGCGGGAGGGCGACGGCTGA
- a CDS encoding RidA family protein — MIQRVTVPGLFPPPVYSHASVVEAGTRLAFLAGSVPLDAEGKLVGGGDPVRQAEQVIANLTEQLRAVGSGLEHVLSTDVYVVSAETAALSAVWDVVEASGLSTGPHSSTLLGVNCLGYPGQLVEITATAVVPENGRP; from the coding sequence GTGATCCAGCGCGTCACCGTGCCCGGCCTCTTCCCGCCGCCCGTCTACTCCCACGCCTCCGTCGTCGAGGCCGGGACCAGGCTCGCGTTCCTCGCCGGTTCCGTTCCGCTCGACGCGGAGGGGAAGCTGGTCGGCGGGGGCGATCCGGTCCGTCAGGCCGAGCAGGTGATCGCGAACCTCACCGAGCAGTTGCGTGCCGTCGGGAGCGGCCTTGAGCACGTGCTGTCGACCGATGTGTACGTCGTGAGCGCCGAGACCGCCGCGCTGTCCGCCGTCTGGGACGTGGTCGAGGCGTCCGGGCTCAGCACCGGTCCGCACTCCTCGACGCTGCTCGGGGTGAACTGCCTCGGTTACCCGGGACAGCTGGTGGAGATCACCGCGACCGCGGTCGTGCCGGAGAACGGCCGCCCGTGA
- a CDS encoding GNAT family N-acetyltransferase — protein sequence MSREEAGAGAVVLRRASAVDARAAADVWLRSFAAALPTVVRPRSDSEVRAYFRHVVVERFETWVAEAADGAVAGVMVLEGEELSQLYLAPERRGCGIGDRFVALAKERRADGLSLWTFQVNAPARRFYERHGFRAVEWTDGDRNEEREPDVRYEWGP from the coding sequence GTGAGCCGGGAGGAGGCGGGCGCCGGGGCCGTCGTCCTGCGGCGCGCCTCGGCCGTCGACGCGCGGGCGGCGGCCGACGTCTGGCTGCGCTCCTTCGCCGCCGCGCTGCCGACCGTGGTCCGGCCACGCTCCGACTCCGAGGTCCGTGCGTACTTCCGGCACGTGGTGGTGGAGCGCTTCGAGACCTGGGTGGCGGAGGCGGCCGACGGCGCGGTGGCCGGTGTGATGGTGCTCGAGGGCGAGGAGCTGTCGCAGCTGTACCTCGCCCCCGAGCGGCGCGGGTGCGGGATCGGGGACCGGTTCGTCGCCCTGGCCAAGGAGCGCCGGGCGGACGGGCTGTCGTTGTGGACGTTCCAGGTCAACGCGCCCGCGCGGCGCTTCTACGAGCGGCACGGGTTCCGGGCCGTGGAGTGGACGGACGGCGACCGGAACGAGGAGCGGGAGCCGGACGTGCGCTACGAGTGGGGGCCCTAG
- a CDS encoding tetratricopeptide repeat protein, with translation MPETSGPTGRTPETDVIDFRAAEQLLAARDPRGAVKLLDGVIGAHPENTAARLLRARAFFAAAQLRPAELEFTIVLEREPDNAFAHFALARTYERRGCPGQARRHFRLAAALDPNPEYLQQARFDS, from the coding sequence GTGCCCGAGACAAGCGGTCCGACCGGACGTACTCCGGAGACGGATGTCATCGACTTCCGTGCCGCCGAGCAACTGCTCGCGGCGCGGGACCCGCGCGGCGCGGTGAAACTGCTCGACGGGGTCATCGGCGCCCATCCCGAGAACACGGCCGCACGGCTGCTGCGCGCGCGAGCCTTCTTCGCGGCGGCGCAACTGCGTCCGGCCGAGCTGGAGTTCACCATCGTCCTGGAGCGCGAACCGGACAACGCGTTCGCACACTTCGCTCTCGCCCGCACCTACGAACGCCGGGGCTGCCCCGGCCAGGCCCGGCGCCACTTCCGGCTGGCGGCGGCCCTGGACCCGAACCCGGAGTACCTGCAGCAGGCACGTTTCGACTCCTGA
- a CDS encoding DoxX family protein has protein sequence MSETTTSPVPTAPARGRGGLRVALRVVQVLLALFFAVASALPKLIAHSSAADTFAEMGWGDAGMYAIGVLELTGAVALLVPVLQSVAATALSALMVGAFVVQLSYFDGANAATPLILMVPLLIVARARRGHNEELRRLLRDRVRRG, from the coding sequence ATGTCGGAAACCACCACTTCCCCCGTCCCCACCGCACCGGCCCGCGGGCGCGGCGGCCTCCGGGTCGCCCTGCGCGTCGTGCAGGTGCTCCTCGCGTTGTTCTTCGCCGTCGCGAGCGCCCTGCCCAAGCTGATCGCGCACTCCTCGGCGGCCGACACCTTCGCCGAGATGGGCTGGGGCGACGCGGGCATGTACGCGATCGGTGTGCTCGAACTGACGGGAGCGGTCGCCCTGCTCGTCCCGGTGCTGCAGTCGGTGGCGGCGACGGCACTGAGCGCGCTGATGGTGGGCGCGTTCGTCGTCCAGCTCAGCTACTTCGACGGCGCGAACGCGGCGACACCGCTGATCCTGATGGTGCCGCTCCTCATCGTCGCCCGGGCCCGCCGCGGGCACAACGAGGAGCTGCGCCGACTGCTGCGCGACCGGGTCCGACGCGGCTGA
- a CDS encoding nucleotidyltransferase domain-containing protein produces MPTPTLTDQAFLDTTADRLAALPAVRAVTLGGSRAQGTHGPDSDWDLAVYYRGAFDPADLRAVGWPGEVSELGAWGGGVFNGGAWLTIDERRVDVHYRDLDVVEHEMTRAEAGRFDVEPLMFHLAGIPTYLVVAELAINEVLRGDPPRPAAYPEALRTAAPERWYGAATATLAYAKAGHAPKGALTQVAGALALAATQTAHAVLAARGEWVTNEKGMVGRAGLDGIDALLAELAPRPDALERSVTRAETLLREAMETVER; encoded by the coding sequence GTGCCCACGCCCACCCTCACCGACCAGGCCTTCCTCGACACCACGGCCGACCGGCTCGCCGCCCTGCCCGCGGTCCGCGCGGTCACCCTCGGCGGCTCCCGGGCACAGGGCACGCACGGACCGGACAGCGACTGGGACCTGGCGGTCTACTACCGGGGCGCCTTCGACCCGGCGGACCTGCGCGCCGTCGGCTGGCCAGGAGAGGTCTCGGAGCTCGGCGCCTGGGGCGGCGGCGTCTTCAACGGGGGCGCCTGGCTGACGATCGACGAGCGCCGGGTCGACGTGCACTACCGCGACCTCGACGTGGTGGAGCACGAGATGACGCGGGCGGAGGCGGGCCGCTTCGACGTCGAGCCGCTGATGTTCCACCTGGCGGGCATCCCGACCTACCTCGTGGTCGCCGAGCTGGCCATCAACGAGGTGCTGCGCGGCGACCCGCCCCGCCCCGCCGCCTACCCGGAGGCCCTGCGCACCGCCGCACCCGAACGCTGGTACGGCGCGGCCACCGCCACCCTCGCCTACGCCAAGGCCGGCCACGCCCCCAAGGGAGCCCTCACCCAGGTCGCCGGTGCGCTCGCCCTGGCCGCGACCCAGACGGCCCACGCGGTGCTGGCGGCGCGCGGGGAGTGGGTGACGAACGAGAAGGGCATGGTCGGCCGGGCCGGGCTGGACGGGATCGACGCCCTGCTGGCGGAGCTGGCGCCGCGGCCGGACGCCCTGGAGCGGTCCGTGACACGGGCCGAGACCCTGCTGCGCGAGGCCATGGAGACCGTCGAGCGCTGA
- a CDS encoding DUF6343 family protein translates to MRTGSEPATARSALRARFWLSLWGLAWAVFGTAVFALTGHFGWAVACGVLWLVVTVDLTVILRHLREGPHYQPGRDVPPYLPPRR, encoded by the coding sequence ATGCGTACGGGCAGTGAACCGGCCACCGCGCGCAGTGCCCTGCGGGCGCGGTTCTGGCTGAGCCTGTGGGGGCTGGCCTGGGCGGTCTTCGGCACGGCCGTCTTCGCGCTCACGGGGCATTTCGGGTGGGCGGTCGCCTGCGGCGTGCTGTGGCTCGTCGTCACGGTCGACCTGACGGTGATCCTCCGGCATCTCCGCGAGGGTCCGCACTACCAGCCGGGCCGGGACGTCCCGCCGTACCTGCCGCCCAGGCGCTGA
- a CDS encoding amidohydrolase yields MTPSSPESAGPAECAGPADLVITGCTVLVHDEQERIDFEQDAAVVVRDGVVESVTTAAAGAAVPAADRIDAHGQVALPGLINCHTHAPMVALRGLAEDLPTEEWFNDVVWPVESNLTVRDVILGARLACAEMIRAGVTTFADSYFHMDMVAAVVDQCGMRAQLGQAYFSSQGPDGREASLEFALRRRDSADGRITTTLAPHAPYTVTDADLTTTAELAREHGLPVHLHAAENRDQTDTSLARHGVTPIGVLERTGVLDTDVLIAHGTGITEDDLPLLARAGGRTAVATAPRGYLKFGWPGTTPVRALRDIGVPVGLATDGAASNNSLDVWESMALTSLIQKSTEGDPRWLTSRQALHHATVQSAHAVGLGDAVGRIAPGRRADLILVDLTGPHTQPVHDLAATLVHSARSADVRTTIVDGRVLMRDRELLTLDVPEVVRELGERLPALTDRGHGRRIQQYDT; encoded by the coding sequence ATGACGCCTTCTTCACCCGAGTCCGCCGGGCCTGCCGAGTGCGCCGGGCCTGCCGATCTCGTCATCACCGGCTGCACCGTCCTCGTGCACGACGAGCAGGAACGGATCGACTTCGAGCAGGACGCGGCCGTGGTCGTCCGCGACGGGGTCGTCGAGTCCGTGACGACCGCCGCGGCAGGGGCCGCCGTGCCCGCCGCCGATCGCATCGACGCACACGGTCAGGTCGCCCTCCCCGGGCTGATCAACTGCCACACGCACGCGCCCATGGTCGCGCTGCGCGGACTCGCCGAGGACCTGCCCACCGAGGAGTGGTTCAACGACGTCGTCTGGCCCGTCGAGTCCAACCTCACGGTGCGGGACGTGATCCTGGGCGCCCGGCTGGCCTGCGCCGAGATGATCCGCGCGGGGGTCACGACCTTCGCGGACAGCTACTTCCACATGGACATGGTGGCCGCGGTCGTCGACCAGTGCGGGATGCGGGCGCAGTTGGGGCAGGCGTACTTCTCCTCGCAGGGGCCGGACGGACGGGAGGCGTCGCTGGAGTTCGCGCTGCGCCGCCGCGACTCCGCCGACGGCCGGATCACCACCACCCTCGCCCCGCACGCCCCCTACACGGTTACCGACGCCGACCTGACCACCACCGCGGAACTCGCGCGGGAGCACGGCCTGCCCGTGCACCTGCACGCCGCCGAGAACCGCGACCAGACCGACACGAGCCTGGCCCGGCACGGGGTCACCCCCATCGGGGTCCTGGAACGCACCGGCGTCCTCGACACCGACGTGCTCATCGCCCACGGCACCGGCATCACCGAGGACGACCTGCCGCTCCTCGCGCGCGCGGGCGGCCGTACGGCGGTGGCGACCGCGCCCCGCGGCTACCTCAAGTTCGGCTGGCCCGGCACCACACCGGTGCGCGCGCTGCGTGACATCGGCGTCCCCGTGGGGCTGGCCACGGACGGTGCCGCGTCCAACAACTCCCTCGACGTGTGGGAGTCGATGGCGCTCACCTCCCTGATCCAGAAGTCCACCGAGGGCGACCCGCGTTGGCTGACCTCCCGCCAGGCCCTCCACCACGCCACCGTGCAGAGCGCCCACGCGGTCGGGCTCGGGGATGCCGTGGGCCGCATCGCACCCGGGCGGCGGGCGGACCTGATCCTCGTCGACCTCACCGGACCGCACACCCAGCCGGTGCACGACCTCGCCGCCACCCTGGTGCACAGCGCGCGCTCCGCCGACGTGCGCACGACGATCGTCGACGGACGCGTCCTCATGCGGGACCGCGAACTGCTCACCCTGGACGTGCCCGAGGTGGTCCGCGAGCTGGGGGAGCGGCTGCCCGCCCTGACCGACCGCGGGCACGGCCGGCGCATCCAGCAGTACGACACCTGA
- a CDS encoding RNA-binding S4 domain-containing protein: MASEHDEGGSGPVAAPRDGAAAAAGAPDPKTAAAAAAEAAGPQNGGSVRVDSWIWAVRLIKTRSLGATACRGGHVRVNGERVKPAYALRVGDEVRLRQEGRERVVVVKRLIRKRVGAPVAVQCYVDNSPPPPPREAVAPAGIRDRGAGRPTKRDRREMDRLRGLESLSSSRRDAGTRP, encoded by the coding sequence ATGGCTTCCGAGCATGACGAAGGCGGGAGCGGCCCGGTGGCCGCCCCGCGGGACGGTGCCGCTGCCGCGGCCGGGGCACCGGACCCGAAGACGGCGGCGGCCGCCGCCGCCGAGGCGGCCGGGCCGCAGAACGGTGGGAGCGTCCGCGTGGACAGCTGGATCTGGGCCGTCCGCCTGATCAAGACCCGCTCCCTCGGCGCTACCGCCTGCCGCGGCGGCCATGTCCGGGTGAACGGCGAGCGGGTGAAGCCCGCGTACGCGCTCCGCGTCGGCGACGAGGTACGCCTGCGGCAGGAGGGCCGGGAACGGGTCGTCGTCGTGAAACGGCTGATCCGCAAGCGGGTCGGTGCCCCGGTCGCCGTCCAGTGCTACGTCGACAACTCGCCGCCGCCCCCGCCCCGCGAGGCCGTCGCCCCGGCCGGCATCCGCGACCGCGGCGCGGGCCGCCCGACCAAACGCGACCGCCGCGAGATGGACCGGCTGCGCGGGCTGGAGAGCCTGAGCAGTTCCCGGCGGGACGCGGGGACCCGGCCCTGA
- the pip gene encoding prolyl aminopeptidase has translation MGLYPEIEPYDHGMLDVGDGNHVYWETCGNPHGKPALVLHGGPGSRASPGHRRYFDPAAYRIVLLDQRGAGRSLPRASAHDTDMSVNTTAHLMADLERLRAHLGIERWLVWGVSWGSVLGLRYAQTHPGVVSELVLTGVATGSNAEVALMTRGLGNVFPEAHERFLAELPPDERDGNLAAAYNRLLESPDAAVRERAARAWTDWETATIPAPPGSVARFQDPEFRMGFARTVTHYWGNDHFLGDGNDEGVVIRDAHLLKGIPGTLVQGSLDFGNLLGIVWRLHHAWPGSDLVIVDEAGHDAGATGDEVLLAATDTYARGDIAE, from the coding sequence ATGGGCCTGTATCCGGAGATCGAACCGTACGACCACGGCATGCTCGACGTCGGGGACGGCAACCACGTGTACTGGGAAACCTGCGGGAACCCGCACGGCAAGCCCGCGCTGGTGCTGCACGGCGGACCCGGCAGCCGAGCGAGTCCGGGGCACCGGCGCTACTTCGATCCGGCCGCCTACCGGATCGTCCTCCTCGACCAGCGCGGCGCCGGGCGTTCGCTGCCCCGCGCGAGCGCCCACGACACGGACATGAGCGTCAACACGACCGCCCACCTCATGGCGGACCTGGAGCGGCTGCGGGCCCACCTGGGCATCGAGCGCTGGCTGGTGTGGGGCGTGTCCTGGGGCTCGGTCCTGGGCCTGCGGTACGCGCAGACGCACCCCGGCGTGGTGAGCGAGCTGGTGCTGACCGGGGTCGCCACCGGCTCCAACGCCGAAGTGGCCCTAATGACGCGCGGACTGGGAAACGTCTTCCCGGAGGCGCACGAGCGGTTCCTCGCCGAGCTGCCCCCGGACGAACGCGACGGAAACCTGGCCGCCGCGTACAACCGTCTGCTGGAGTCACCGGACGCGGCGGTGCGCGAGCGGGCCGCGCGGGCCTGGACCGACTGGGAGACGGCGACGATCCCGGCGCCGCCGGGCTCGGTCGCCCGGTTCCAGGACCCGGAGTTCCGTATGGGCTTCGCCCGTACCGTCACGCACTACTGGGGCAACGACCACTTCCTCGGCGACGGCAACGACGAGGGCGTGGTCATCAGGGACGCGCACCTGCTGAAGGGCATCCCCGGCACCCTGGTCCAGGGCAGCCTCGACTTCGGCAACCTCCTCGGCATCGTCTGGCGGCTCCACCACGCCTGGCCCGGCAGCGACCTGGTGATCGTGGACGAGGCCGGACACGACGCCGGGGCCACCGGCGACGAGGTCCTGCTGGCGGCGACGGACACGTACGCGCGCGGTGACATCGCGGAATGA